DNA from Tripterygium wilfordii isolate XIE 37 chromosome 4, ASM1340144v1, whole genome shotgun sequence:
TGGATCTCATTATCTTACATGAATTTGTTATAAGTTGAAACGAAAAATAGGTGTAAATTGTAACAAATATCAAGACGTACGgtgtgtttcttcatttgagctAAACCCTAGAttatcctcttcttctttcacATCTGTGCACGTCTTCTTCTAGCCCCTCTCTGGTTGCAGATCTCTTCTCCCTCTTTTTTAGGTTTGTATTCACTCTGGTTCCAACTCTCTTCTCTGTCGTTGCTATGCCATTTCTTTCGGTTTGGGTTGGATAATGATGTTGGGTTTCAATGTATGGGTTTCGATTTTGGCTTGTAGTTCATGGTTAGGGATTTCGATTTGACTTAGATTTCATTTAAGGGGTTTCAAATTAGGTATTAGTGTTCGAATTTGGGTTTTGTTATGTGGGTTTCAGTCATTGGTTTCAATTTTTGGATTTTAGGTTGTTTTTGATGTTAGGTTCAAATTCGTCCCTGTGTTTCTTTCAGGTTTCATCCATCTATATTGGATctatattattgtttattccATTGAAATGATCAATCGAAAGAGCAGAGCTGTGAGAAGACATATTTCAGTTGATGAGGTTAGTTTGATTTTGGTTTAAGTTTGCACATGATATGGAGCTGTTTTGACTACTCTACTGTTGTTGTTACAGGGAGCATCTAGTGGGTACCTAGCACTGATATGGATTTGTATTGGCATGTGTTTAAGTTCATGGATTATGTCTAGTTTGTAGTATTCTGGTTAATTGAAGCATGTTAGTTATCTGATTGGTTTTAATTTGACATATTTGGAATACAGGCCTTTTTTTTGTAACTGGTTGAAATGAGTGTGTAAATTGACGCTTTTTTGTAAACTTCAAGGGCTTATTTGACCCATTTTTAAAAGTATAAGGGCTTTAAACAATTGATAATTATAACTTTTTAGAATTCCATAATTCAAGTTTTGAAATTAACCAATTAAATTCCACATCATCCACTAACGGCAATGTCAGCATCATTTGATGAAAAATGAGCTCGAAGGGCTAATGTGGCCCCTTTTTCATAGTAGAGGGGCTTCGTTGGTACGAAAAAATATAGAGGGGTCTGGTTGACCCTTTTTTGTAAGTAGATGGGCCTTTTCGTTACTTGTCCCTTTATTCTTTCAAGGAAATCGAATGGTCCTCTGCCCATCGCTCTTGAATGTATAAATTATGACATAACGAAATACTGTAACAAGTTATATCACATAGAATTTTTAGACACTCAGTGCAATTACAACATGTCCCCATATGTTATGATTAGGGCTCACTCTTGTCCAGGGATTATTGGCATCCCAGAGTCCTCGGGAGCGTGGAcgaactttaaaaaaattatcttttaaaaaataatttaaatttcatatattaattaaataagaCTCTTCTAGCATTTTGAGATGTAAAATCACTAATCACATTGGTGGTGGGTCTTTATGTAATTTTATTGGACCTTCAAACACAATGAGGTCCATCAAAATTACAATGCTAAACCCAATTTATTTGGACCATTTAGATTTCTTCTAACCCAactaaacattaaaaaaacattaaaattagGCGGGGTCAAAATTTAACTttgacatatatgtgtatatatatatatatgttaaaaaaagAGTGAGGTCAGTTGACCACACAACAACCTTCTGTATAGGTGAGTCCACCCGTGGGTTCTAATGAGTTGGTTCTTCCATAAATTAGTATATAGTATGATCAAGGCTTAGTCTACCAATTCAAGGCATATTGACCAACTGGTTTGGACCTGCTTAtttataagaaacaaaaaaaaaatttgagtttaaGATCCATAGTGCTTTAAGTATCCTCTTAAGCGTATTATATAGTATTATGACTACCAGCACATAAGAGGGTTTACACGGCAACATTGTGCCTCTTACTTGAGACTTTGAAGACCGATTGCCCATTCCTCAATACACGGGTCACGGGAGCTATGCTTCTCAATACAACGATGACTGGCTCCCAACTGGTCTTCCGAAGGCTATCTTTCTTAACGTGAAACAATAGAAATGAACGCTAAAATTGCAGTCTCCCTTGTAACATTCAAGGGAAATTTCTTGATCATTCTTACTGCACAACTGGCATGCAAGGAAGTCTTGTTTCCTTAGGGTGAAAAAGAGATCGTGTTCGTGCAGATCGAGAGCCTCGATGATGGTTCCTAGCTTGACGTAGGGGCAGTCACCATGAGCACAATGAGGATGAACATAGATCGGACACTCAAGATAATTAGGACAACTGTAAAACCAAATATTAGGATCTCTATATTGTTCACAAATATCACAATAAGGAAATCCATCCGAATCATCGTTTCCATGGTATGAGAGGACAAGAGAATTTTCATCGTATTCGTACTTGGCAGTATATGGTAGTGTGGCGCATCCATAGTCCAATGCGAAGGGACATCATTTTCTGCATCGGAGCATGTACTTGCCGTCTTCCCTACCAACCTTGCCGCAAGAAGTACATCGTGGATAGTTATTGCTTTGGGTAAACACACTGAGGGGGTGCTTATGACTATCATGGAAGAATTCAAGAGGATTGACTAAAGCACATCGGATATCAATTGTGAATTCTTCAAAACAAGCTCGACAATGATAGGCGAAGCCATGGAACGGATTTGAGCAAGCAAAACAATAGCAAATGCAACTTTCATCGTTTGGCTCAAGGGTTAGGGGGTGTTGTGGGTGAAGAGGGTGATTGAtttgttttggaaatttggaacaGTTGATGTGGAGAGAAAAATCACATTCTAGACACTTGTAAAAGGGATAAGAGATTTGATGCATGCAGGCATCACATTTTGTTTCAATCGcatgatcatcatcatgatgTTGTACCATAAATAATTTATGATGAGGATGACTGAAATGCTCAATCTCTTGTTCAACTAATTGGTCATCCGCTGCCTCAATTTCTTCTGTCCAGAACTTTTGTCTCACTTCTCGTAAGTTGTCTAGTGCACAGACGACATGGACAACAGAGGGACAATGTTGACAAGAATAACATCCAAATTTTCTATTCACTTCTTGGCGACAAATTCTACAAGTCAAATCAATAGATTGACTTTCTGGAAGGAAATAAGTGTGGATGAGTGGGTAATCATGTTGTAATAAGTAGACAGTGAATGACAGTGACATACATTTATTGTGAACTACAACATGACAGTTAGTGCAGATCCATGGGAGCAAATCTCCTCCTAACAAGACTCCAGACTGAAAACTATATATGCCACAGAAATCGCATGTAAATGGATCTGACTTGGACCAATGAGTGAAATGATGCTTGTGAGTTTCAGTTTGAATGAAGCACCGTGCAAGCAAAGCGCAATTGATATCAAGGTCAAATTTGCAATCAGAGCAATGATAAAGGAAACCATCAGTATTTAGCCCAATACACATATCACAGATAAATCTACCGGAACCGTATGGTGAATTGGAGAGAAGAATCAAAGGGTGTTTACGATGTGAGGGGTGCTTAATCGTAGGGGGCAACTCTGCACAGGTCTTATGAAGAAAGAAATAGCACTCACTGCAAGAGTAAAAGCTAGCACCAGCCAATGATTTCGAGCACGCACAACAAAGAATTTCTTCATCGCCATTTAGGTGTATGGCTTCCTCTTCACAGAAGATGAGATCGTGAGGGTGGACGTGATCTACAGATATCAATTGAAGGACCTCCATACCTCTACAATTTCAATTATATCTCTGCATGATCATCGGTCAGATTGCCTGCCTATCAATTTATAGACGCCCTCAACCTCAAGTCTAAGTCTAAGTCAATATGtggataaataatatttaaagtGGTTGCATGCCATTTTCCAGTTCCTTTCTAAGAAACTTCATATCAAATCAAACTTTGTTTAATATTTAGCCCGTGAAAACAAATACGTTGTATAAAAATAATCTTCATTTGAGGTCCTTGGACTTGGTGTTCACAAAAGCTTAAGACTAAATTCAGTCCACTCCACAGGCCCAACTTGTCTGAAATATTTACCTTCGTACGATCTGTGGGGCTTTTTATTCATGTAGTATAGACTAGTAATGCTATCTATTGAATTTATGAtaagatcatatatatatatatatatatatatatatatatatcgtttGGGAGGTTTGGAGTTGCTGTGTTCTGCAAATGTACACCAACCCCAAcagcacaaaaaaagaaaaacaaaatgttgtaaACAGTAAACCCTATCTAGTGTTCCTTTCCTTCTCCCTTCTAAAATATGGTCTATCACCCTCTTCTTTTATATCCATTTACATACATATTATAAGAAAGAAGCAAAATCACAGCTGCAAAACCCTTCCTTTATCTAACCCA
Protein-coding regions in this window:
- the LOC119997874 gene encoding uncharacterized protein LOC119997874, with amino-acid sequence MEVLQLISVDHVHPHDLIFCEEEAIHLNGDEEILCCACSKSLAGASFYSCSECYFFLHKTCAELPPTIKHPSHRKHPLILLSNSPYGSGRFICDMCIGLNTDGFLYHCSDCKFDLDINCALLARCFIQTETHKHHFTHWSKSDPFTCDFCGIYSFQSGVLLGGDLLPWICTNCHVVVHNKCMSLSFTVYLLQHDYPLIHTYFLPESQSIDLTCRICRQEVNRKFGCYSCQHCPSVVHVVCALDNLREVRQKFWTEEIEAADDQLVEQEIEHFSHPHHKLFMVQHHDDDHAIETKCDACMHQISYPFYKCLECDFSLHINCSKFPKQINHPLHPQHPLTLEPNDESCICYCFACSNPFHGFAYHCRACFEEFTIDIRCALVNPLEFFHDSHKHPLSVFTQSNNYPRCTSCGKVGREDGKYMLRCRK